A genomic window from Enoplosus armatus isolate fEnoArm2 chromosome 20, fEnoArm2.hap1, whole genome shotgun sequence includes:
- the cfap119 gene encoding cilia- and flagella-associated protein 119: protein MDTRIKVPQALKAKVMLWTDVSYHDMEEIDKMQSIPDLESALCSVFGVDLPEPKRGVLLELYVQTVLFCRERSLKKEQTSALLSIIKSIHEANIETPLNNIEQCFKYCKELLLCHSVRRPPFSINLFSSEEVNCILKHIHNSYVRHYKLYKYIFTPQVKLDLSLTYSGIPDQDEPTVEDSSAPDVGNVTEKEAEADSSPQTQDASSAEPEGDTLGSKADLKALIEKEVREQMMHVSGQLDQRMKEIADQHNSALDSPQANHKAKK, encoded by the exons GTTCCACAGGCCCTGAAAGCTAAAGTGATGCTATG GACAGATGTAAGCTACCATGACATGGAAGAGATCGACAAAATGCAGTCTATTCCTGATCTGGAGAG TGCTTTGTGCAGCGTGTTTGGAGTTGACCTCCCTGAACCAAAGAGAGGAGTCCTGCTCGAGTTGTACGTCCAGACTGTGCTTTTCTGCAGAGAGCGTAGCCTCAAAAAGGAACAAACTTCTGCTCTCTTGTCCATCATCAAATCCATCCATGAGGCTAACATAG AAACTCCACTCAACAACATAGAACAGTGTTTCAAATACTGCAAGGAGCTACTTCTCTGTCACTCAGTGAGG CGGCCTCCCTTCAGTATCAACCTCTTCAGCTCTGAGGAAGTGAACTGTATCTTAAAGCACATTCATAACAGCTACGTGAGACACTACAAACTctacaaatatattttcactcCACAG GTAAAACTTGATTTGTCTTTGACTTACTCTGGGATCCCAGACCAGGATGAACCTACCGTGGAGGATTCTTCTGCTCCAG ATGTTGGAAATGTGACCgagaaagaagcagaagcagacaGCTCTCCTCAAACACAGGATGCATCCAGTGCAGAGCCAGAGGGAGACACACTCG GTTCAAAAGCAGACCTGAAGGCACTGATAGAGAAAGAGGTCAGAGAGCAGATGATGCATGTGTCTGGACAACTAGATCAGCGAATGAAAGAAATTGCAGATCAACACAACAGCGCGCTAGATTCTCCACAGGCCAACCATAAGGCCAAAAAATAA